The DNA sequence CATCAAATCGTGTATGCTTTTAggtttgaaatattttatttatggatATTTCATTTAATTTTGTGCGGCGATAAGGAGGCTTGGATTCCTCGTTctcgtgcttcttcttcttctagggcTCGCGGAGGGAGATGGAGCAGACGCCGCTGTTCCTTCGCAATAGCTACTGGGTCTTGAGACACGGGAAGAGCGTCCCCAACGAGAAGGGCCTCATCGTCTCGTCCTTGGTATCCTCTCCCCCTCGATTTCGCCTTCCGAGCCGGTTGATTTAGGCATCGGCTGACCATTGCCCATTGTTTCCCGGTGAACAATTGTTCTGCTAATGGATTTAGGCGAGGTTCTTGATTTTATTATGATTCCCGATGAGTTCCTTCTAATCCTAGTAGAAATGTGGTCGGGAGGAAGCTTTGCTTCCCAATCTATTCAGTTTACGGATGTTAAAGCAGCGAAGTTTCCATCTTGTTTCTTCCTTGAAGTGTATGCTAGGCATCATTCTCGAGATTATCGTGTTCCAAGTTTGTGGCTACTTAAACTAATCGGATCTTGATGATCTTGTTGTGAGTCGAGTCGGGTGTCCATGACAGAGGCATGTTTTCATATGCTCCATGCCTCGCCCACAAGGTGACAGTGAAACAATTTTCTTTATCTTGCCAAGCAACAAACTTGTTATGGATATTAGTTAAAATGAGAGGGTCCATTTTTCTTTTCTCagtgttttttcttttaatagaaCTACAACAACCTACATGCATCTGGTGCTCTGCTTGGTCTCTTTGCATGATGGAGCAGGCTTTTTTCTTGATGTATGTGAGGTGCTTGTTGTCTGTACTCatgaaaaaaaaccaaaaaaaacaCCTTTTAGTTCATGCTCACCTCCGGTATCCATATTCCATTTAAAGCTCATAAGACAAATTTCAGACTTTTTAACACAGCAATTCTCATGTATCTTTCTATGTGCATACAGGTGTGAACTACTTATCCATGCATCTGAGTTAACAGCCTAATACTCCCATGACGTATTACCCTTTTTCTGAaggtttttatttttaagttgatGCTTTCTGTATCAGGAGAACGGCACACTTGAAAAGTTTGGATTAGCTTCTGAAGGTTTCAACCAAGCACGATTGGCTGGAGAGTTGCTGTTGAAGGTTTGGATCTTTTAAAACGTGACCTTTCTTTTGTCTATTTAACATAGGTTTTTGTAAACAGCTGAACTATTACGACATGCAATTAAACTTACTGTGGTCTTCAATTCCTGCTTAGAACTAAGGATTTAAGTCTCAACAACATGGGTGTGGCAACTGAATTGCCCTGAAGGTTCATCTATGTCTGTTGTGCCAGTAGAATAGAATAGCAAAAACAAATCCAGTTTAAAATACtttgatataaaaaaaaggtAGGCATGCAAGCCATCTTGACTGGCATGCTTTCTCCTCCTCGTCAGCCTCGTATCAGATAATTCCTTCTCACTGTATCATCCTTAACAAAGCTCCATGGCAGGAAAAGTTCCATGTAGCAAGCCCTGATAGTTGGAACCTTAGAACTTGTAATAACCTTTACAGAAAAAGATGTGCTTTCTAATGAAAAACTTAATAGACATGTACTAACTCCTTTACTTTGTGCAATTATTGGCCTTGCACCTTTTCTTCTTGATATCCATTTGATATGTTTGTGCTCAATGATAGATTTCTATGCAGGAAATCGACGAGAAGAAGATTCTTCTAGAAAATGTTCGAATATGCTATTCTCCATTCTCGAGAACTACTGATACTGCTAAAGTGGTTGCTGATGTTTTAGGCATCTCATTTGACAGTTGTCAGTGTAAGGTAAACCCTTCTATCTGAGGTCACGATGTTTGCATGTATATTTGCAGCGTAGGCTTTAAGCTTCAAGGAGTCTCTTGTGATTATGAATTTCAGTGATGACAAGACACATGGTTTCATTCTAATGATCTATACATATGCCCGGGAGGAAACTACATTTCTGTTTCTCCATCTAAAACACTGTTGGAAAAAGACTCAAATGGATGAAAATAATCCTTATTGTTATAGGCCCccctttttttgtcatttttactTGCATTCACTGCATGTTTTCCTGAAATATAATTTAGACCTACATTAAGAATTTTATATATTTACCTTTCTGTTAATTTCACATAAGCTTTACAGAGCTTTAATTATCTTGACACTCATTAATATCATGTACTTCAGTTGAAAGGCTTTCGTACAGTAGGTGAAAGAAGCATCTGTAGTTGAACAGAAAAAGAGACTTAATTCCTCAAGCTTGTTGGACAATTAGCATGGTAAACTTTAGTGCTTTCAAGGAGATAACTGCATTAGAACAATAGTCATCCAAtgcaatgtcatagttagcacagCAGATTATGCTACACATTTTGCCACTTACGACTTTCCTGTTGAATCTATGTATGCCATGCTACACATTTTGCTACATGGTTATTTGTGCTATGTGGTTATCTAAATATACCTTGGTTCAGGAATCATTAGTCCTCGGTACTATTCCACCAATAGTAATAACATTTACTAAATGTTAGATATACAAAATATAAGAAGAAAACACTAAATAGTAACTCTTTAAAGTTGCAAACAGAGGTTGAAGCCAATCAAGTACTTAGGACCTTAGAAATATGATGATACCTGAAATTTTTGAATATTGCAGCAGTACCTAATTAACACTAGGAATTTCATTTCTGTTAGGGCTAATTAGCCCTAATTAAATGGAATTCTATTTCATGCAGCACCAaaggtatatataaatataattaggtACTACTAAACTCCTGGTCGCTTGATGTTTATAGAAAACATTGATGGGAGGGTAGACATTGGTCATTTCTGTGCTTTTCTCAAATGTACTAGAaattgtgatttttttatcatGTATGAACTTGTTAGAATTTTtatcaccatattttcttttggttttgctGATATCTTTTTGTAATTATTTCACCCTGAAGGCAATGCTTGAGCTTCGAGAGCGTTACTTTGGACCATCATTTGAGCTCTTATCTCATGATAAAGTAAGTTTCTCTCTAACTATAATGTTTTTCTAGGTGAAGACATGGGTATATCAGATTTATGTGAAACCAGCCTTGCAAAATGAGGCATCTTGTATAGCATTTTTGTCTTAATAGTATGATACATGAATTTGAGTGTCAATTAAAGTTATAACTTCGACAAATATATCAACATTTTGCATACCTCATGGGAGCAAGGAAAGAACAAATAAATAGCCTTCTTTGTTTCTGTGCATTTCATGTTTCCATAGTTTTAAAACCCCCATTCTGGAGGAACTATTGAAAGTTCATATTGGTTGTCAATTGTTAATACCATTGCCTAAAATCTCAAAAAGGAGTTGGTCATTTCAGTGTATCTTCTTATACTTTGTGGTCTTGGAATAATCTTGTTATTTTTAAGGAGGCTTTTAAATGTATAGTCCTCTTAATATGAAACCTTGTAAAATTAAGTTACTCTTTGTTGTTTAatcaataattaatttattatatcaTTGATTGTCAACAAAATCGAACAATTATTATGGAGTTCATTACTCTACCTAACTAGATGCCTGAAATAACTTTTTTATTATTGAAACAACTGTTTTGGCAAAAATTTTCAGTATGCAGAGATATGGTCATTAGATGAGAAGGATCCTTTCTTGCCACCTGAAGGTGGAGAAAGTGTTGCAGATGTTGTCTCTCGACTTGCAGTTGCTCTGGCAGCAATAGAGGCGGAGTTTCAGGGGTATGTATGTGTACCTGCCATATTGTGCTAATGTCTGTGGTTATCATTTTACATTCATCTTGTTACCTTGTTAAGTACGCTGTTCTTATGATTTGATGTTTCAGCGACGCTTATGTGAACTATATTTCTGTTAGCTGATCTGTAACAATTACAAGGCCTGATTGCTGCTAAGTCACATCTTTAATGTCACATAAACAAAATAAGCGCACTATTTATGGTAAAATGAATTTTGTGTCTGAATAATGATCTGCTGCCTGGTTTCATACAGTGAGCAAGAAATGGATGCTTATGGAAATCTACAAACCAACGATCATAGCATAAATGTGCAATCAATCATTGAATACTTTCCAGTATTATTCCTGTTTCCTAGTTGAGTTGTTGAGTCTACTTCTGGAGCGTTATATcaaccatggtatgcaatttcgaatagtattgctggtacgggtggtacataccggtccgatggcgtaccggtacgtggaccgtccGCTATCGGACGGAATGTGCTTcagtgctacaatgctacagtaagaggaagaaatatttaaaaccactCAGTACGCTCTGATGTATTGCTCGGTATGCtctgatgtaccgctcggtacaccctggtgtaccgagtcaacctcgaaacactggtacgatacggtattgcataccttgatatcAACCAAGTTGAATTTTCAATTATGTACCAAATCATAAAACTACTTTCTAGCGCCAGATTAGTGTCTCATGTTTCTCATAGAAATCTTTAACTTTTATATTTAGATCATATCTGGGGCAAGGAGATTGTCTGATATGTTTAATTCCTGTTGGAGAAATCTTTTTCTTAAGAGGAATTTTTTTCTTGATACATTTGCTATCACACACATCCAACTAAAACTGGCATATGTTACATGTGAGTACTAGTCAACTGCAAATTTCTCCTCTTCGTACTTTCTCTGCCTAGACATGTTGCAATGAGCAGCCAAGAAGAAGCAGAAATCTATTGAAAGTTGGGTACCAAACTATCAACTTGTTTGAGCTTAGTTTTTTTCCTGAATTCCTGTTTTAGCTCAGTTCATCAGGATTGAGTTTACTTAGGTACAACTGAGGACTCAATCTCCTATCTGGGGAATTATCATTGATATAAGAGACATATTTGTTGTTATACTCTAGATAATTATACTGCCCTAGAATGCTGAAGTATGATTCCAGTTGTCATGTTGTGATTCATCTGAGTAGTTACCcttatttctttttttatatctATTATATCTATTTTCTCCATTAAACAAGGTTTAGACCATAAAGAGATTTATATGTACTGCATCTTAAAAAGAAACCATGTTCTCACTTGAAGACACTTAGGTTGGTCATATTTCTTTTTGTTGGGTTTCCTATCAATGGAATTAATGTCTTCAATGGATTATAAGCAGACAACTGCATTTTTTATTATCTATCCCAATAACATGCCACGTCTGCATAAATGCAAATCTCAAAGTGCCTCATCTGCATCTAGTTTAGAGTTTTGGTTAGCTAAGCAATTGAACAATAAGAGTTTAGATTAGAGCATTATGGAGGCTATACAACATGGAATTCTAGATTTATActattttgttatatatatatatatatatatatatatatatatatatatatatatatatatatatttctttctcGAGCTCTCTTTTATTTTCCCATGTTTATATCATGATTTAATTGTTGATCATGCTCTTGTTGTGATACTATATTGTTGATCATGATTTAATTGTCATGAACATTTCCATTTGCAGATGCACAGTCCTTGTTGTCAGTCATGGTGATCCACTTCAAATCCTGCAAACTATACTTCGTGCAACCAAGAAACTTGCATCATCCAATGGGATTGATATTTTATCGAGAACTAAGGAAATTATGGTGCATTCTATATTATCCCAACACCGAAAGTTTGCCCTGCAAACTGGAGAGCTACGCCCAATCATTTGACTTCGTATTATTGTCAGATATGGAGAAGTATGCTGTATGCTAATCATCAAGGTTGCGATGGCATTCTGTCACAGCAAATACCTTTACATCCAGAGAGTAGTCATCAATAAAATCTGTCTTTAGAAGTGGCTTATCAAGAAATTTTGGCCCTTCACTATATCGAGACATATAAAGTTGGTCTGGAAATTGCTTTGTTAATCTGCAAACAGTGCCATTTCTGCTGCTTGGTTATTCATTGAAACTCTTATGAACTTAGTTCGTTTTCATAACTATAATAAATATTCTTTGGTTATGTGGTTGTATTCagcttaagaatatatatatatacatatatatacatatatatatatatacatatatatatagctttATTTAAGCTCTTACATTAAAGTGAGAGTTCTTACTAGGACAGACTGGTTGAGAGACATACGGTTGCTTAATTGTTATCTAGATCCTATGGTGCCATTCTAACTACAAAACACATGCTACCTCATTCGTAAGGAAAGAAATGCAATACCAGCAATCAGCATTACCTTACAAATGAGAAACCTTTTAAAGGATCTGGTATATAAATGGTTTAGCAAAATGAAATGGTAATCTATAGGCAATGGTAATCCTCTAGATTTTTTAGTTTATTCCCTTTCCATTTTAGGAAGAAGTTCTATATTTTTTTGTGTCTGAGTTTGTCCTAAAACATGCAATGTTCCCTTCCTCTTATCCTAGACCTCAATTCAGGCAAATTTTGTATTCGGTCGATGGAGCTGATCagacaaaaataatatttaactCCCCACCAAAGGAGCCTTTTCTTATTGAAGTTGTGTTTTTTGGGACTGAAGACAATGAACTAAAAAATAGAGTTTTATTTTAGGGTTTATGGGTGCTTGATTAAGTTCTAGTAAAATTTTGGTTTGTAAGATGAATGCAACCGAAGGAGATTTATCCATGttaaatgctctctctctctctctctctctctctctctctctctctctctctctctcacttcatTTGCTTCCTAATAGAAAGTAAGAATTGTGCCACATGGCTTTTATTTCCCTCTTATCCTGTATTTGaaggtaaattttttttttttgtatttacaGCAGTGCCAGTAAGCTGTCTAGTTATTTGTTTGAAGTTCCTTAAACTTTTCTGTTTGGTTTACAGTTTACACACGttattttgagtttttttatCAGAATTGTAGACATCTTGAGGTTTTTTCTAATTTTAGCTGATTATAGTAAGATGGATTGCTAGATTACTCTATGGAATATGCATATCATATTAACCATGTTTTGCTTTTGAAGATGGAGTTACTGCACATGCTCAAAGTTGAAATAATGCTGGTGGTTGCTGCACTTTACTAATTGGTTGTTGAAATTAATGTTTACTTACATTGAtccttaattaaaatattttattttgttccTTTCTCTTTTTGATCTAACTAATTAATGAttagcattttttttcttttgataggACTATGAAGTGTTAACAACTGGAGCATTTTTTGTCCAAGTCTTAACAACACGCAAATTGATGCCTTATACTTTGTTCTATTTCTGTGATTCAATGCCTTTCAAATTGACTTGAATTAAGGGCCATGTCTTGGTCAGATTGATTCCTGCACTGTCTGTTGGGAAGAGCTTTCAATTGGAGGGAGGTGTCTTTGGTTTCCAGTGGTGGTATTAACACTCGATGCACTTTTCATAATGGATTCAGATGGGCTAAGAGCCTTGTTTCTGACATGTAACAATAACTTGTTTATGGAAATACATATCTGAGTTTTCAACATACTGATATGGAATACATAACATAATTCTAGTGAACTATTTTTCTCATAGACAATTTTGAAATAGATGAATTATTGCACATCCATCTCTAAA is a window from the Musa acuminata AAA Group cultivar baxijiao chromosome BXJ2-1, Cavendish_Baxijiao_AAA, whole genome shotgun sequence genome containing:
- the LOC135598484 gene encoding uncharacterized protein LOC135598484 isoform X1, with translation MEQTPLFLRNSYWVLRHGKSVPNEKGLIVSSLENGTLEKFGLASEGFNQARLAGELLLKISMQEIDEKKILLENVRICYSPFSRTTDTAKVVADVLGISFDSCQCKAMLELRERYFGPSFELLSHDKYAEIWSLDEKDPFLPPEGGESVADVVSRLAVALAAIEAEFQGCTVLVVSHGDPLQILQTILRATKKLASSNGIDILSRTKEIMVHSILSQHRKFALQTGELRPII
- the LOC135598484 gene encoding uncharacterized protein LOC135598484 isoform X2, which produces MEQTPLFLRNSYWVLRHGKSVPNEKGLIVSSLENGTLEKFGLASEGFNQARLAGELLLKEIDEKKILLENVRICYSPFSRTTDTAKVVADVLGISFDSCQCKAMLELRERYFGPSFELLSHDKYAEIWSLDEKDPFLPPEGGESVADVVSRLAVALAAIEAEFQGCTVLVVSHGDPLQILQTILRATKKLASSNGIDILSRTKEIMVHSILSQHRKFALQTGELRPII